The following coding sequences lie in one Methanooceanicella nereidis genomic window:
- a CDS encoding cofactor-independent phosphoglycerate mutase → MKYAVILGDGMSDYPIKELGDKTPLTYANTPNMDHLADHALHYGLAHTTLQDLPAGSDVANLSVLGYDPEKYYTGRGPLEAGSMGVKLKQDDIAFRCNLITIENENISDYSAGHITSEEAAVLMKYLDENLGDERVRFYPGISYRHLLVINKFTPDTLCTPPHDVLGQPVADNLPEGEGSEEIIELIKKSRNLLKDHPVNKKRIAAGKNPANSIWPWGQGKTPSMPSFREKYNINGSVISAVDLIKGLGVFSGLEVINVPGATGYLDTDYEAKARYALESLKSKDFVFIHVEAADEASHEGKLKEKIMAIEDLDKKVVGTMLEGMKAFGEFKLMVLPDHPTPLSIKTHARDPVPYVIYYSGHNNENNISYDEMSMKKGLLIKEGYRLMDLFIKGSL, encoded by the coding sequence ATGAAATATGCAGTAATTCTTGGAGACGGGATGTCGGATTATCCCATAAAAGAGCTGGGCGATAAGACACCTTTGACGTACGCCAACACGCCGAACATGGATCATCTTGCGGATCATGCACTTCATTATGGGCTCGCACACACGACGTTACAGGACCTTCCCGCGGGAAGCGATGTAGCGAACCTTTCAGTTTTAGGATATGACCCTGAAAAATATTATACGGGAAGGGGCCCGCTGGAAGCAGGAAGCATGGGTGTGAAGCTAAAGCAGGACGACATTGCATTTCGATGTAACCTGATCACAATAGAGAATGAAAATATATCAGACTATAGCGCAGGCCATATCACCTCGGAAGAAGCGGCTGTACTGATGAAATATCTTGATGAGAACCTGGGCGACGAGAGAGTCAGGTTCTACCCGGGAATAAGCTACAGGCATTTACTGGTCATAAATAAATTTACCCCGGATACCCTTTGCACGCCGCCGCATGATGTGCTGGGCCAGCCTGTCGCGGACAACCTCCCTGAAGGAGAAGGTTCGGAAGAGATCATAGAGCTTATTAAAAAATCCCGGAACCTCCTGAAAGACCATCCGGTAAATAAAAAGAGGATAGCTGCCGGTAAGAACCCGGCAAACTCAATCTGGCCATGGGGACAGGGAAAAACACCGTCAATGCCATCGTTCAGAGAGAAGTATAATATTAACGGGTCGGTGATATCGGCAGTTGACTTGATCAAGGGCCTTGGTGTTTTTTCAGGTCTCGAAGTCATAAATGTCCCCGGGGCAACGGGATATCTTGACACTGATTATGAGGCTAAGGCCAGATATGCGCTGGAATCATTAAAAAGCAAAGACTTTGTTTTCATACATGTTGAAGCGGCAGACGAAGCATCACATGAAGGAAAACTAAAGGAAAAGATCATGGCTATCGAAGACCTCGATAAAAAAGTCGTAGGCACAATGCTCGAAGGCATGAAGGCGTTCGGCGAATTTAAACTGATGGTACTTCCGGACCATCCGACGCCGCTCTCGATAAAGACGCATGCGAGGGATCCAGTACCATATGTTATATATTACTCTGGACATAATAATGAAAATAACATATCATATGACGAAATGTCGATGAAGAAAGGCCTCTTGATAAAAGAAGGCTATCGTCTGATGGATCTATTTATAAAGGGCTCGTTGTAG
- a CDS encoding homoserine kinase, whose amino-acid sequence MDHVRVKASATSANLGAGFDVLGIALEDPYDIIEVRPAKELTIKVEGRGAASIPQEPEKNTAGVVALEMGKNVSIKIKSGIRPGSGLGSSAAPAAGTAVAINELFSMGYTKEELVWIAAKGEKAAAGSIHADNVAPCILGGITVVCGNYVNSIDVPEMGIVAILPDIIVSTKVAREVLPKTVPLEEMINNIGKASMLMLGAGKKDPHIIGRSLMETFNEKYRSRFIKGYSDVKDAAMELGAYGVAISGSGPTMIALSPVEKCSSIADAMRKKFTLHGVDSEAYITCTGKGVQII is encoded by the coding sequence ATGGACCATGTCAGGGTAAAGGCCTCTGCGACCTCGGCCAATCTGGGTGCAGGTTTCGATGTTTTAGGCATAGCTCTAGAAGATCCTTATGACATTATTGAGGTCAGGCCAGCAAAAGAACTGACCATAAAGGTCGAGGGAAGGGGTGCTGCATCCATACCGCAGGAACCCGAGAAAAACACGGCAGGCGTGGTTGCGCTGGAAATGGGGAAAAATGTCAGCATTAAGATAAAGAGCGGGATACGCCCCGGCAGTGGCCTGGGAAGCAGCGCTGCTCCGGCTGCCGGTACGGCCGTCGCAATAAATGAGCTTTTTTCGATGGGATACACAAAGGAAGAACTCGTGTGGATAGCCGCAAAGGGTGAAAAAGCTGCGGCAGGGTCCATTCATGCGGATAACGTCGCGCCGTGTATTTTGGGCGGTATCACGGTAGTATGCGGCAATTACGTTAATAGCATTGATGTCCCGGAGATGGGCATCGTAGCGATCCTGCCGGACATTATCGTGAGCACAAAGGTCGCCAGAGAGGTACTTCCCAAGACGGTACCGCTCGAAGAGATGATAAATAATATCGGAAAAGCCTCGATGCTAATGCTCGGGGCTGGAAAGAAAGACCCGCATATAATAGGGAGATCGCTTATGGAAACCTTTAATGAAAAATACAGGTCGAGGTTCATAAAAGGTTACTCAGACGTAAAAGACGCTGCTATGGAACTGGGAGCTTATGGCGTAGCGATAAGCGGTTCGGGACCCACTATGATAGCTCTTTCCCCTGTTGAAAAATGTTCGAGTATAGCAGATGCCATGAGGAAAAAGTTTACATTACATGGGGTTGACTCTGAAGCATATATAACCTGTACCGGTAAAGGAGTACAAATTATTTAA
- the frhA gene encoding coenzyme F420 hydrogenase subunit alpha: protein MIILGKTVVIAPTTRNEGHGKFVLEVDDEGIVKKGHFMSLVLVRGFERFLVGRAMEFAPLATSRYCGLCPPTHATASSEAIERSLEISPPAAGRLLRELCNIGNHLHDHPLQQILVLPDYVKETQKQRECIIRIQRMRKIGQYICEVTGGEAIHSPFIRIGGMLKNINEPVKRKLLEQLKEFKKIADDQNEFMREAYDKSDVPKGLGDHDLDMMSTDIIYGRSEVYENEYHPGFSEVLPVDYHGEEIGVDASTVIPLINGKIIEVGPRARLKKYGKKIPDEYTKKGCVTINRARLKEIEIRIERGIEILQQLETTAPTITNPGVTGTGKLGIGVNEAPRGTNVHMAKVLDGRITWYKSIPATMWNIPVIGRASEGYHYKWAQWVMRAYDPCISCATHMVVINDGKIVDEQIVRPGFEGL from the coding sequence GTGATTATTTTGGGAAAGACCGTAGTGATCGCCCCTACGACGCGTAACGAAGGACACGGCAAATTTGTTCTTGAAGTAGATGATGAGGGAATAGTTAAGAAAGGGCATTTTATGAGCCTTGTGCTTGTAAGGGGGTTCGAGCGGTTCCTCGTGGGAAGGGCTATGGAGTTCGCGCCTCTTGCGACCAGTCGCTATTGCGGGCTTTGTCCGCCTACACATGCCACCGCGTCATCTGAGGCCATAGAAAGGTCGCTTGAGATATCCCCTCCGGCCGCAGGACGTCTATTAAGGGAATTATGTAACATTGGAAATCATCTTCACGATCATCCGCTTCAGCAGATACTGGTATTGCCGGATTATGTTAAAGAAACCCAAAAACAGAGGGAGTGCATTATACGGATACAAAGAATGAGAAAAATCGGGCAATACATATGTGAGGTGACAGGAGGGGAAGCCATCCACTCACCGTTTATCAGGATAGGGGGCATGTTAAAAAACATAAACGAGCCTGTGAAACGAAAGCTTCTGGAGCAATTAAAAGAGTTTAAAAAAATCGCCGATGACCAGAATGAATTCATGCGTGAGGCGTACGATAAATCAGATGTGCCAAAAGGGCTGGGGGACCATGACCTTGATATGATGAGCACAGACATCATTTATGGACGGTCAGAGGTTTATGAAAATGAATATCATCCGGGATTTTCCGAGGTCTTGCCAGTTGACTACCACGGTGAAGAGATAGGAGTTGATGCGAGCACTGTCATCCCTTTGATCAACGGAAAAATAATTGAGGTGGGGCCAAGGGCCAGACTAAAAAAATATGGAAAGAAAATACCTGACGAGTACACTAAAAAAGGATGCGTTACGATAAACCGGGCTCGCCTGAAGGAGATAGAGATCAGGATAGAGCGGGGGATCGAGATATTACAACAGCTTGAGACCACAGCCCCCACCATTACGAATCCTGGCGTGACCGGTACAGGGAAGTTAGGCATTGGGGTGAATGAGGCGCCGCGCGGTACGAACGTGCATATGGCAAAAGTCCTGGACGGAAGGATAACATGGTATAAATCAATACCGGCGACGATGTGGAATATACCTGTCATAGGACGCGCGTCGGAAGGATACCACTATAAATGGGCTCAATGGGTCATGAGAGCTTACGACCCGTGCATTTCCTGCGCCACCCACATGGTAGTCATAAATGATGGTAAGATCGTCGACGAGCAGATAGTTAGACCGGGATTTGAAGGTCTATGA
- the frhG gene encoding coenzyme F420 hydrogenase subunit gamma has translation MKVYDEVVNMVKPKFAYVHLAACSGCEISFIDNFERLLDMMDMVDFEYITLLKDVQEMPAVDIVFIDGAPCLQSEESVKMLKEARSKAGFLVAWGGCSATSCINNFSRGGQMAQPQHESFPQVCRIVKVDAFVPGSPPGPEMAYNIIKAFVEGDTEYLRYLTTYEVGGFACGCDLMKNIIENALCIGCGACAMSCPTRAITMVLGRPCINWERCVKCGACYAQCPRSFLPVPVMDRMMEGL, from the coding sequence TTGAAGGTCTATGATGAGGTCGTTAACATGGTAAAGCCAAAATTCGCATATGTGCATCTGGCAGCATGTTCCGGATGCGAGATCTCGTTCATCGATAATTTTGAGCGGCTTTTAGATATGATGGACATGGTAGACTTCGAATACATAACACTGCTGAAAGACGTGCAGGAAATGCCTGCGGTAGACATCGTGTTTATCGACGGAGCCCCCTGCCTGCAATCGGAAGAGAGCGTAAAAATGCTAAAAGAGGCCAGAAGTAAAGCCGGGTTTTTGGTCGCCTGGGGAGGATGCTCCGCGACCTCATGTATCAACAACTTTTCAAGGGGAGGGCAAATGGCACAGCCTCAGCACGAGTCATTTCCCCAGGTGTGTCGCATAGTGAAGGTCGATGCCTTTGTGCCGGGCTCGCCTCCGGGCCCGGAGATGGCGTATAATATAATTAAAGCGTTTGTGGAGGGCGATACAGAGTACCTGAGATATCTCACAACTTACGAAGTCGGCGGGTTTGCGTGCGGATGCGACCTCATGAAGAACATCATAGAAAACGCTCTCTGCATAGGCTGTGGAGCATGTGCGATGTCATGCCCGACAAGGGCGATCACAATGGTGCTCGGAAGGCCGTGCATTAACTGGGAGAGGTGCGTGAAATGCGGGGCATGCTATGCGCAGTGCCCGAGGAGCTTCTTGCCGGTGCCGGTCATGGATCGAATGATGGAGGGGCTATAA
- a CDS encoding Coenzyme F420 hydrogenase/dehydrogenase, beta subunit C-terminal domain, with product MRGMLCAVPEELLAGAGHGSNDGGAIMGYRGFGRYKEALAAKTMDPKIMSVGQDGGVTTALLCYSIDNGIIDGAVLTRKSGPKWVPEQVIATSKKEIIECTGSIYALSPNMYKLKDAVREYALEKVGYVGLPCQIDALRKMQLYPFGARGIGERIALALGIFCSENFHMEGLRTIIEGYCKMPIEDVNKMHITKGKFMVEGKKHAEVGMKKASRYAQDGDSVCPDLVAEYADISIGSIGSEEGWNTVFLRTRKGIDTFYGAVSAGYIETDDINKAKPGLELLEKLALSKKAAAKENIEKRKAMGLFVTRDQYY from the coding sequence ATGCGGGGCATGCTATGCGCAGTGCCCGAGGAGCTTCTTGCCGGTGCCGGTCATGGATCGAATGATGGAGGGGCTATAATGGGATACAGAGGATTTGGCAGGTATAAAGAAGCGCTGGCCGCAAAGACCATGGACCCGAAGATCATGAGCGTCGGACAGGATGGCGGAGTTACTACGGCATTACTGTGCTACTCTATCGATAATGGCATCATCGACGGGGCAGTGCTAACAAGAAAGAGCGGCCCGAAATGGGTGCCGGAGCAGGTTATCGCCACGTCAAAAAAGGAGATCATTGAATGTACGGGAAGCATATATGCCCTGTCACCTAACATGTATAAGCTCAAAGACGCGGTGAGAGAGTACGCCCTTGAAAAAGTGGGCTATGTAGGACTTCCCTGCCAGATAGATGCGCTCAGGAAAATGCAGTTGTATCCGTTCGGGGCCAGAGGCATCGGAGAACGTATAGCTCTTGCCCTTGGCATATTCTGCAGCGAGAATTTCCATATGGAAGGGTTAAGGACGATTATCGAGGGGTATTGTAAAATGCCTATAGAGGATGTAAACAAAATGCATATCACAAAAGGCAAATTCATGGTCGAAGGAAAAAAGCATGCCGAAGTGGGCATGAAAAAAGCATCCAGATATGCCCAGGATGGCGATAGCGTATGCCCGGACCTGGTAGCGGAATATGCAGACATATCCATCGGCTCCATAGGTTCGGAGGAAGGATGGAATACTGTATTTTTAAGGACAAGAAAAGGAATAGACACGTTTTATGGAGCGGTATCGGCAGGATATATTGAAACAGATGACATCAATAAAGCTAAGCCCGGGCTTGAGCTGCTGGAAAAGTTAGCGCTGTCAAAAAAAGCTGCCGCCAAAGAGAACATTGAAAAGAGAAAAGCCATGGGGCTATTCGTTACAAGAGACCAGTATTATTGA
- a CDS encoding DUF3194 domain-containing protein codes for MKEEEIIEAVYKAALDHINSVVPAKRIDDLDIVVSIDNNEISIDITLVTDRGEEIDQRTVDEALKMALEKADDLMKKS; via the coding sequence ATGAAGGAAGAAGAGATCATAGAGGCGGTATATAAAGCCGCCCTGGATCATATTAATTCAGTCGTCCCCGCAAAAAGGATCGATGACCTGGATATAGTCGTATCGATTGATAATAATGAGATATCCATCGACATCACCCTTGTTACAGACCGGGGAGAAGAGATAGATCAGCGCACGGTGGATGAGGCTTTAAAGATGGCCTTAGAGAAAGCCGATGACCTGATGAAGAAAAGTTAA
- a CDS encoding prefoldin subunit beta encodes MNELPPQVQNQLAQLQQVQQQAQALVQQKGQVEMLLRETETALEELNKVEDDATVYKSAGELLIKAKKEDVLKDLEEKKDSLDVRLKSLARQEERIQARFQQLQEQIKQSLSKGSGKAE; translated from the coding sequence ATGAACGAATTACCACCGCAGGTCCAGAACCAGCTGGCACAGCTCCAGCAGGTACAGCAGCAGGCACAGGCTTTAGTACAGCAAAAAGGCCAGGTCGAGATGCTGCTCCGTGAGACAGAGACCGCTCTCGAGGAGCTGAACAAGGTAGAGGATGACGCAACGGTGTACAAGTCGGCCGGAGAGCTTCTTATCAAGGCAAAGAAGGAAGACGTCTTAAAAGACCTCGAAGAGAAGAAGGACAGCCTCGATGTCAGGTTAAAGTCCCTCGCCAGGCAGGAAGAGCGCATTCAGGCCAGGTTCCAGCAGCTCCAGGAGCAGATCAAGCAGTCTTTGAGCAAGGGAAGCGGCAAGGCCGAATGA
- a CDS encoding KEOPS complex subunit Pcc1, translating to MHSILIEFEFGDRSKLVYESLKPELQAIPSERSKIELDVVGDQLNLFISAEDIISLRAAINTWLRLVKISEDMFKLKE from the coding sequence TTGCATAGCATATTGATAGAGTTCGAGTTCGGCGACCGGTCAAAACTTGTTTATGAGTCGCTTAAACCCGAACTTCAGGCCATCCCCTCGGAAAGATCGAAGATAGAGCTAGACGTAGTGGGAGACCAGCTTAATTTATTTATATCCGCGGAGGATATTATTTCACTTCGAGCCGCTATCAATACATGGCTACGTTTGGTTAAGATTTCTGAAGACATGTTTAAGTTAAAAGAGTGA
- a CDS encoding DNA-directed RNA polymerase subunit P: MSYKCSSCKHIVEIDKEYGGVRCPYCGHRILVKERPTTIKRVKAV, from the coding sequence ATGAGCTATAAGTGTTCAAGCTGTAAACACATAGTTGAAATAGACAAAGAATATGGCGGGGTCAGGTGTCCATACTGCGGGCACCGCATTCTCGTTAAAGAGAGGCCCACTACCATAAAGCGCGTAAAGGCAGTATGA
- a CDS encoding 50S ribosomal protein L37ae has product MAVGKAKGRKTRSAGRFGCRYGRKIRSLVADIEGSMKQAHKCPKCGRIAVWREGTGIWTCIKCNYTYTGGTYLPQTPSGKTMARTIRKAVEGGE; this is encoded by the coding sequence ATGGCAGTTGGAAAAGCAAAAGGAAGGAAGACCCGTAGTGCAGGCAGGTTCGGATGCAGGTATGGACGTAAGATCAGGTCACTTGTAGCCGACATAGAAGGATCGATGAAGCAGGCCCACAAGTGCCCGAAATGCGGCCGCATAGCTGTATGGAGAGAGGGTACCGGCATATGGACTTGCATAAAGTGCAACTATACTTACACTGGCGGAACCTACTTACCACAGACTCCGAGCGGCAAGACTATGGCAAGGACCATTAGGAAGGCCGTAGAGGGTGGAGAATAA
- the rrp42 gene encoding exosome complex protein Rrp42 — MSEEVIAEIKRDYIYSLANQGDRADGRKFDEFRTISVEVGVIDKAEGSAKVKIGESQVVVGVKMQPGEPFPDTPDSGVIITNLELVPLASPSFESGPPREDAIELARVVDRGVRESGAIDLNKLCIESGQKVWMVFIDVHVLDHDGNLMDASSLGAIAALMNTKVPNFKFGMGEDAKLPLNDIPVAITAVEVAGVIMLDPSLDEENVASTKLTVITNKEGAIAGMQKSGVGTLTADEVNHIVHLAKERANVLREKLEGI; from the coding sequence ATGAGTGAAGAGGTCATAGCAGAGATAAAGAGAGATTATATATATAGCCTGGCCAATCAGGGAGACAGGGCTGACGGCAGGAAGTTCGACGAGTTCAGGACTATCTCGGTCGAGGTAGGCGTGATCGACAAGGCGGAGGGTTCCGCTAAAGTCAAGATCGGAGAATCACAGGTCGTCGTCGGAGTTAAAATGCAGCCCGGCGAGCCGTTCCCGGACACCCCTGACAGTGGCGTCATAATCACGAACTTAGAGCTTGTTCCGCTAGCGTCGCCGAGTTTTGAGAGCGGTCCTCCCAGGGAGGATGCGATCGAGCTCGCAAGAGTAGTTGACCGCGGAGTGAGAGAATCAGGCGCAATTGATTTAAATAAGTTATGTATTGAAAGTGGTCAGAAAGTTTGGATGGTCTTTATAGACGTTCACGTCCTGGACCATGATGGTAACTTAATGGACGCGTCCTCACTAGGGGCTATAGCGGCGCTCATGAACACGAAAGTGCCGAACTTTAAGTTCGGTATGGGCGAAGACGCGAAGCTCCCGCTCAATGACATTCCGGTAGCTATCACAGCTGTAGAGGTCGCTGGCGTCATAATGCTCGACCCGAGCCTCGACGAGGAGAACGTTGCCTCGACAAAGCTAACGGTCATCACTAACAAGGAAGGCGCTATCGCGGGCATGCAGAAGAGCGGCGTAGGTACGCTAACGGCGGATGAAGTTAATCATATCGTGCACCTGGCTAAAGAACGAGCTAACGTGCTGAGAGAAAAGTTGGAGGGAATATAA
- the rrp41 gene encoding exosome complex exonuclease Rrp41, producing MSKPEKLIIDGKRLDGRGAQDLRPIKFKAGVLKRADGSCYLEFGGNKVIAAVYGPREVHPRHLQDASRAIVRYRYNMAPFSVEERKRPGPDRRSIEISKVSRESLECVILQEMYPRSAIDIFVEILQADAGTRVAGINAASVALADAGIPMKCLVSACAVGKVDDTLVLDLNKDEDNYGQADLPIAMTPSGDITLCQMDGHLTEDEFRTALEMAMEGCRYIHQLQKQALIEKYGQMVSPPAQEAPAAETAEVKEEIFKEDVEEFKEQEQQEQGGEANE from the coding sequence ATGAGTAAGCCAGAAAAATTGATCATTGACGGTAAAAGGCTGGACGGAAGAGGAGCACAGGATCTCCGGCCTATCAAGTTCAAAGCCGGCGTGCTGAAAAGGGCCGACGGTTCATGCTACTTAGAGTTCGGCGGCAACAAGGTTATCGCTGCTGTATACGGTCCAAGGGAAGTACATCCGAGACACCTTCAGGACGCATCTCGCGCAATAGTGCGATACAGGTACAACATGGCACCCTTCTCGGTCGAAGAAAGGAAGAGACCGGGACCCGACCGCAGAAGCATAGAGATATCCAAGGTCAGCAGGGAATCGCTGGAATGCGTAATCTTGCAGGAAATGTACCCCAGGTCAGCCATCGATATTTTCGTGGAGATACTTCAGGCCGATGCAGGTACCAGGGTCGCCGGAATAAACGCGGCATCCGTGGCTCTTGCCGATGCGGGCATTCCGATGAAGTGCCTTGTCAGCGCGTGCGCTGTAGGCAAGGTGGATGACACTCTTGTACTGGACCTTAATAAGGATGAAGATAACTACGGTCAGGCAGACCTTCCCATTGCGATGACGCCTTCCGGCGACATAACATTATGCCAGATGGACGGCCACCTCACCGAGGACGAGTTCAGGACCGCCCTTGAAATGGCCATGGAAGGATGCAGGTATATTCATCAACTACAGAAACAGGCGCTGATCGAGAAGTACGGTCAGATGGTCTCCCCTCCTGCGCAGGAGGCACCTGCCGCAGAGACCGCCGAGGTCAAAGAAGAAATATTCAAAGAGGATGTAGAGGAATTCAAAGAACAGGAGCAGCAGGAACAGGGAGGCGAGGCTAATGAGTGA
- the rrp4 gene encoding exosome complex RNA-binding protein Rrp4 — translation MVEREIVVPGDLLSDDPRLASHGTYVEGGKVYSANYGLVDRRSNIKVIPLSGRYIPARGDLVIGKVDDVTFSNWIIDINSPYEGLLHVSEYPERVDQSNMSKYLHIGELIVAKVKDVDPTMKVELTLREEHLKILRQGRVIDISHTKIPRVIGRNGSMISMLKKELNCSIFVGQNGRIWLRGDEKMVDLAIRTIFKIEREAHTSGLTDNIKEYLTKELETLRSNK, via the coding sequence ATGGTTGAAAGAGAGATAGTAGTACCGGGCGACCTTCTATCCGACGACCCGCGGCTTGCCAGCCACGGCACGTATGTGGAGGGCGGAAAAGTATATTCGGCAAATTACGGGCTTGTCGACCGGAGAAGTAACATTAAGGTCATACCGCTCTCAGGCAGGTATATACCGGCCAGAGGCGACCTTGTAATTGGAAAAGTTGACGATGTGACGTTCTCAAACTGGATCATCGACATCAATTCCCCTTACGAGGGATTATTGCATGTATCCGAATACCCGGAGCGCGTAGACCAATCCAATATGAGCAAATATCTTCATATCGGAGAGTTGATCGTAGCAAAGGTAAAAGATGTCGATCCTACGATGAAAGTGGAGTTAACTTTAAGAGAAGAGCATCTTAAGATATTACGCCAGGGCAGGGTCATAGATATATCTCATACAAAGATACCCCGTGTTATAGGCCGTAACGGTTCCATGATAAGCATGCTGAAGAAGGAGTTGAATTGCAGCATCTTCGTAGGACAGAACGGAAGGATCTGGTTACGGGGAGACGAAAAGATGGTCGACCTGGCCATACGTACGATCTTCAAGATCGAGCGCGAGGCCCACACCTCCGGATTAACGGATAATATAAAAGAATATCTGACAAAAGAGCTGGAAACGTTGAGGAGTAATAAATGA
- a CDS encoding ribosome assembly factor SBDS, with translation MVALDKAVVARLKTHGEHFEILVDPEGAYDMKKGASVRLEDILAVEEVFENASRGDRVPEEDLIKAFGTTNVFDIARKIVLEGEINLTSEQRHRLIEDKRRQVVTFISRNAINPQTMTPHPPMRIERAMEEAGVHIDLTKSVEENVNLVMKAIRPIIPIRFEEVKVAVKVPANYAARAYGELQSFGKLVRDEWQNDGSWIGVIQMPAGMQPEFYDLVNKLSKGEAETKLLR, from the coding sequence ATGGTAGCGCTCGATAAGGCTGTAGTGGCAAGGCTCAAGACCCACGGTGAACATTTCGAGATACTTGTTGATCCTGAGGGCGCTTACGATATGAAAAAGGGTGCCAGTGTCCGGCTGGAGGACATTCTCGCCGTCGAGGAAGTATTTGAGAACGCGTCGAGGGGCGACAGGGTCCCGGAAGAAGACCTGATCAAGGCTTTCGGGACTACAAATGTTTTTGACATAGCCCGCAAGATCGTGCTCGAAGGCGAGATCAACCTTACCTCGGAGCAGCGCCACCGCCTGATAGAGGATAAAAGGCGGCAGGTAGTAACATTCATATCAAGGAACGCTATAAACCCTCAGACGATGACGCCGCATCCTCCGATGCGCATAGAGCGCGCCATGGAAGAGGCCGGAGTACATATCGACCTCACTAAATCGGTCGAGGAAAACGTAAATCTCGTAATGAAAGCGATCCGCCCGATAATACCGATAAGATTCGAAGAGGTCAAAGTGGCGGTCAAAGTACCGGCAAATTATGCGGCAAGGGCATACGGCGAATTACAGTCGTTCGGAAAGCTTGTGAGAGACGAATGGCAAAATGACGGGTCCTGGATAGGCGTCATACAGATGCCGGCAGGAATGCAGCCTGAATTTTATGACCTGGTCAATAAGCTATCCAAAGGCGAAGCCGAGACCAAGCTGCTTAGATGA
- the psmA gene encoding archaeal proteasome endopeptidase complex subunit alpha, whose translation MQQMTPQMMGYDRAITVFSPDGRLFQVHYAQEAVRRGATVMGLKSREGIALLVDKRISTKLLEVESIEKIFKIDDHIGAVASGLVADGRALVDRARVEAQINYITYGEPMNTQVLAKKISDHIQTLTQYGGVRPYGSALLIAGVDETGPRLFETDPSGALYEYKAVSIGANRNVVMEMLENEYKVDMTMDEVIALGIKALFKSMEAKGEKPTIEIGLIDTSTRKFRKLTEDEVQEYITKAGFTKADLEKQGSRSESDE comes from the coding sequence ATGCAGCAGATGACACCCCAGATGATGGGATATGACCGGGCTATCACTGTATTCAGCCCAGACGGAAGGCTTTTCCAGGTGCACTACGCTCAAGAGGCTGTCCGAAGAGGCGCGACGGTCATGGGTCTAAAATCCAGGGAAGGCATCGCCTTGCTTGTCGACAAAAGAATATCGACAAAGCTTCTTGAGGTCGAGTCGATAGAGAAGATATTCAAGATTGACGACCACATAGGCGCTGTTGCTTCAGGTCTTGTAGCCGACGGCAGGGCCCTTGTGGACAGGGCAAGAGTAGAGGCGCAGATCAACTACATAACCTACGGCGAGCCTATGAACACGCAGGTACTGGCCAAGAAGATATCTGATCACATCCAGACGCTGACGCAGTATGGCGGCGTAAGGCCTTACGGCAGCGCTCTCCTTATCGCGGGTGTCGACGAGACCGGCCCCAGGCTCTTTGAGACCGACCCGTCGGGAGCGCTTTATGAGTATAAGGCGGTCTCCATAGGCGCTAACAGGAATGTCGTGATGGAGATGCTCGAGAACGAGTATAAGGTCGACATGACGATGGACGAGGTCATAGCTCTCGGCATTAAGGCACTCTTCAAGTCCATGGAGGCAAAGGGTGAGAAACCGACCATCGAGATCGGACTGATCGACACTTCCACGAGGAAATTCAGAAAGCTGACTGAAGATGAAGTACAAGAATATATAACTAAAGCCGGCTTTACTAAAGCAGACCTTGAGAAACAGGGTTCGAGATCAGAAAGTGATGAGTGA